A section of the Leptospira semungkisensis genome encodes:
- a CDS encoding GNAT family N-acetyltransferase: MPSKAKTRRIDSLSEISAQDWNRLADPENPFSDHEFLYSLELSSCVGSRTSWQPEYLIAEDEKGLHSALAFYHKYDSYGEYIFDHAWAHFFSQNGLSYYPKGLIAYPFTPVNGRKIFRREGVSIEEAVEVLLPELIANSKRQGLSSIHFLFTEEEEAKALEKRGFATRITHQFHWSNRSYESFEHFLGDFKSKKRMQIRREREAIRSDGIRILVKQGNEITEEDMDSIYSFYTDTYSRKWGSPYLNRKFFRLIREKFSEKIVLFLAEKHGERIAGTFNLRKGKKLYGRYWGSIDHFPFLHFECCYYSPIEYSIQNGLTIFEAGAQGEQKFLRGFPAVPTYSSHFIFHDGARNAIERFLENERMNMKEIILETNLHSPLKEQQGLKGSEL, from the coding sequence ATGCCTTCCAAAGCAAAGACTCGAAGGATCGATTCTCTAAGCGAGATTTCCGCACAAGATTGGAATCGCTTAGCGGACCCTGAGAATCCTTTTTCAGATCATGAATTTCTATATTCTTTAGAACTCTCTTCTTGTGTTGGTTCTCGCACTTCTTGGCAGCCAGAATATCTAATTGCAGAAGATGAGAAAGGGTTACATTCCGCTCTTGCATTCTATCACAAATACGATTCATACGGAGAGTATATCTTCGATCATGCCTGGGCTCATTTCTTCTCGCAGAATGGATTGTCTTATTATCCGAAAGGACTCATTGCTTATCCATTTACTCCTGTGAATGGAAGAAAGATCTTTAGAAGGGAAGGAGTTTCTATAGAAGAAGCGGTAGAAGTCTTACTTCCTGAGTTAATCGCAAATTCAAAACGACAAGGTCTCTCTAGTATCCATTTTCTTTTTACGGAAGAAGAAGAGGCAAAGGCTTTAGAGAAGAGAGGATTTGCGACTCGGATCACTCATCAATTTCATTGGAGCAATCGATCTTATGAAAGCTTTGAGCATTTTCTGGGAGATTTCAAATCTAAGAAGAGAATGCAGATCCGGAGAGAAAGAGAGGCAATTCGTTCGGATGGGATCCGCATCCTCGTCAAGCAAGGAAACGAGATCACAGAAGAAGATATGGATAGTATCTATTCCTTTTACACTGATACTTACTCCCGCAAATGGGGATCTCCGTATCTGAATCGAAAATTCTTCCGGCTCATTCGTGAAAAATTCTCCGAAAAGATCGTACTTTTCTTAGCAGAGAAACACGGAGAGAGAATTGCTGGGACTTTTAATCTAAGAAAGGGAAAGAAATTGTACGGAAGGTATTGGGGATCGATCGACCATTTTCCATTCCTGCATTTCGAATGTTGTTATTATTCTCCTATCGAATACTCCATCCAAAACGGTCTAACTATCTTCGAAGCGGGCGCTCAGGGAGAGCAGAAGTTTTTAAGAGGATTTCCTGCCGTTCCAACCTACAGTTCCCACTTTATTTTCCATGATGGAGCTCGAAATGCGATTGAACGTTTTTTAGAAAACGAAAGAATGAATATGAAGGAAATTATACTGGAGACTAATCTTCATTCCCCCTTGAAAGAGCAACAAGGCCTCAAAGGATCAGAGTTATGA
- a CDS encoding RNA polymerase sigma factor, translated as MVGKQEIWEILSERMRRAQEGDAREYELLLTKCREILTNYLSQKVKDWEDREDLIQDILIGVHKAKITYRPERPFAPWFFSIARYKTIDYIRKTGTRERFVFAEMEEFPQEEKSSPEEEWDLVQGLESWLSVLEPRQRQILTMAKLEGRSVREISQTTGLSESNVKVIVHRSIEKMKRFFSESERTGEDPKTSKK; from the coding sequence ATGGTCGGTAAGCAAGAAATCTGGGAAATCCTTTCGGAAAGAATGCGCCGTGCCCAAGAAGGGGATGCAAGGGAATACGAACTTCTTCTGACCAAATGTAGAGAGATTCTGACCAATTATTTAAGCCAAAAGGTAAAGGATTGGGAAGACAGAGAGGATTTGATCCAAGACATCCTGATCGGGGTCCATAAGGCAAAGATCACCTATAGACCGGAAAGACCCTTTGCTCCCTGGTTCTTCTCGATAGCTAGATATAAAACAATCGATTATATCCGAAAGACAGGAACTAGAGAAAGGTTCGTATTCGCCGAAATGGAAGAATTTCCGCAAGAAGAGAAATCTTCTCCGGAGGAAGAATGGGATCTAGTCCAAGGATTGGAATCTTGGTTGAGTGTCCTAGAGCCAAGACAAAGGCAGATCTTGACCATGGCCAAGTTGGAAGGAAGATCCGTAAGAGAGATTTCCCAGACCACAGGACTATCCGAATCCAATGTCAAAGTGATCGTTCATAGATCGATAGAGAAGATGAAGCGGTTTTTTTCCGAGTCCGAGAGAACGGGCGAGGACCCAAAGACGTCCAAGAAATAG
- a CDS encoding DUF1109 family protein encodes MSNPKNDKTDELIRTLSADLQKGSLNFNILFLSWLGLLVSGLLLGWSVSLLTNRPAFSGWWPEPALVIIWGVITGYLLSKTAYPEESSIWIFWGAGAAIFLWIGFNLFQFASDFHIEHVHIGPCPVILAGSSLVLGGIGWFAIRKMASSRPGLSAFLFLSFIFAASNLCLKFLCPVQEPSHVFLAHVLASLAWILIFWIPLKKKFVW; translated from the coding sequence ATGTCTAACCCGAAAAACGATAAGACAGACGAACTTATCCGTACCTTAAGTGCAGATCTGCAAAAAGGAAGTTTAAATTTTAATATTCTTTTTCTGTCTTGGCTTGGGCTTTTGGTATCAGGTCTGCTTCTTGGTTGGAGTGTTTCCCTCTTAACGAATCGCCCCGCTTTCTCAGGTTGGTGGCCAGAGCCGGCCCTCGTGATTATCTGGGGAGTCATTACCGGATATTTACTCAGCAAGACTGCTTATCCAGAAGAGAGTTCTATTTGGATTTTCTGGGGAGCAGGTGCTGCGATCTTTCTTTGGATCGGTTTCAATCTATTTCAATTCGCTTCCGATTTCCATATCGAGCATGTTCACATAGGTCCTTGCCCCGTTATTTTAGCTGGTTCGTCCTTGGTCTTAGGAGGAATCGGTTGGTTTGCGATTCGCAAGATGGCAAGCTCTCGTCCCGGACTCTCTGCATTTCTTTTCTTAAGTTTTATCTTTGCAGCATCTAATCTTTGTCTGAAATTTCTTTGCCCAGTCCAAGAGCCGTCTCACGTTTTCTTAGCTCATGTTCTTGCAAGTCTTGCTTGGATCCTTATTTTTTGGATTCCTCTCAAAAAGAAATTCGTCTGGTAA
- a CDS encoding AAA domain-containing protein, producing the protein MGSHYESLRESLKKERKAELDRYKAELADSDLNQRIQNGLTVFPLVFEDAELSADGNWKVVLKPTKEKNIPELFRTGTPVRIVKESEEYPTVLLKANEDSYIVYMDEVPEWVEEGKLALEILPDETSFKEWDKGLEKVLTAEKGTRAKFFADLFSDQIKITSPNFKTLSGISEKLNRSQKNAVSAILQTEDFILVHGPPGTGKTKTIVEAIRLLVAQDKKILASAPTNSASDLLVECLVELGVSVLRLGHPARISQNILQNSMEFKLSSHPEAKLIERDRKEVQELLKKARKFKRSFGKEEAEERKALYKEADQLRKGIKSRQKVLVQYLLDSHPVIVCTHTGASSYLLENKKFDYAILDEGSQAIEPSSWLPILKAEKVVIAGDPFQLPPTVLSDDPLLKVSLMERLIGLFPDKDRVFLLDTQYRMTDPIMSFPNHKFYEGRLKSGFPEEDRNPSPFADQYPFSSSLVFLDTSGTDTAEENLDGSLGNPWEAEFTISIVNKLIEAGWKPEELTIISPYRFQRYLLLQKLEEMNPELASKIEVETVDSFQGREMGAVVFSLVRSNQEGQVGFLSETRRWNVGMTRAKKLLVMIGDGSTLGQNDFFQDLMQSVELNGEVRTAWEFMD; encoded by the coding sequence ATGGGATCTCATTACGAGTCCTTAAGAGAATCTCTCAAAAAAGAAAGAAAGGCAGAGCTAGATCGTTACAAGGCAGAATTAGCCGATTCGGATCTAAACCAAAGGATCCAAAATGGGCTCACTGTTTTTCCATTGGTATTCGAGGATGCTGAATTAAGCGCCGATGGAAATTGGAAGGTAGTTCTCAAACCCACCAAAGAAAAGAATATACCGGAACTGTTTCGAACAGGAACTCCGGTGCGTATCGTAAAGGAATCGGAAGAATATCCTACCGTTCTTTTAAAAGCAAATGAAGACTCTTATATCGTTTATATGGACGAGGTACCCGAATGGGTAGAAGAGGGGAAGCTCGCATTAGAAATTCTACCCGATGAGACAAGTTTTAAAGAATGGGATAAGGGTTTAGAAAAAGTCCTCACTGCAGAAAAAGGAACTCGCGCAAAATTCTTTGCGGATCTTTTCTCGGATCAGATCAAGATCACCTCTCCTAACTTTAAGACTCTTTCCGGTATATCAGAAAAATTGAATAGGTCTCAGAAGAACGCAGTTTCGGCGATCTTACAAACTGAGGACTTTATACTAGTGCATGGTCCTCCCGGAACCGGAAAAACCAAGACCATCGTAGAAGCGATCCGTCTTTTAGTCGCACAAGATAAAAAGATCCTAGCTTCAGCACCTACGAATTCTGCCTCAGATCTTTTAGTGGAATGTTTAGTAGAGCTTGGAGTTTCCGTGCTTCGCTTAGGACACCCTGCACGGATCAGCCAGAACATTCTTCAGAACTCGATGGAATTCAAGCTTTCTTCTCATCCGGAGGCAAAGCTGATCGAAAGGGACCGAAAGGAAGTTCAGGAATTATTAAAGAAGGCGCGTAAGTTCAAGAGAAGTTTCGGCAAAGAAGAAGCAGAGGAAAGAAAGGCTCTATATAAAGAAGCGGACCAACTTAGAAAAGGGATTAAGTCCAGACAGAAAGTGTTGGTCCAATACTTACTCGATTCTCATCCTGTGATCGTTTGCACTCATACTGGAGCTTCTTCTTATCTTTTAGAAAATAAGAAATTTGATTATGCGATCTTAGATGAGGGTAGCCAGGCGATAGAACCTTCTTCTTGGCTTCCGATCTTAAAGGCGGAAAAAGTGGTGATTGCAGGAGATCCTTTTCAGCTTCCACCAACAGTTCTTTCTGATGATCCTTTACTTAAAGTTTCTCTAATGGAGAGACTGATCGGTCTTTTCCCGGATAAGGATAGAGTCTTTCTGTTGGATACTCAATATAGGATGACCGATCCGATCATGAGCTTTCCCAATCATAAATTCTATGAAGGAAGACTGAAGTCCGGATTTCCGGAAGAAGATAGAAATCCATCTCCTTTTGCGGACCAATATCCTTTCTCTTCCAGCTTGGTTTTCTTGGATACTTCCGGCACGGATACTGCGGAAGAAAATCTAGATGGGAGTCTCGGGAATCCTTGGGAAGCTGAGTTCACAATTTCCATTGTTAACAAACTCATAGAAGCAGGATGGAAACCAGAAGAGCTTACTATCATATCTCCTTATAGATTTCAGCGTTATCTTCTTCTTCAAAAATTGGAAGAGATGAATCCTGAGCTTGCAAGTAAGATAGAAGTAGAAACTGTAGATTCCTTCCAGGGAAGAGAGATGGGAGCCGTTGTTTTCAGTTTGGTTCGCTCGAACCAAGAAGGCCAGGTCGGATTTCTCTCCGAGACGAGACGTTGGAACGTGGGAATGACTCGAGCAAAGAAACTTCTAGTGATGATTGGAGATGGATCGACACTCGGCCAAAATGATTTTTTTCAGGACTTAATGCAGTCCGTCGAATTGAACGGAGAAGTCAGAACTGCCTGGGAATTTATGGATTGA
- a CDS encoding PLP-dependent cysteine synthase family protein yields the protein MFDEISRSIDEFGNSLLGALNNVQNVFGRELSVAKPIKENVLQMIGNTPLIRLNQIGSHIPNVEIYLKAEFCNPTGSVKDRTALSMVLAAERRGELKPGGHILQAGYNTTAISLAWIAAIRQYKFKVYLAPDTEQEKIKELKAYGASVEVVQLAKGNWDDSLLETAKAAKEKDKNTVILNEFKDMANTNAHFLFTGPEIWRDLAGNVDAFVAGGGSGGTLSGVGRFLKSKKPSLRVIMGVSKNSRFIRKMVQGDASIRLPESFDPKVTDQYIGVDREEALRYQSELYQKEGIFAGLTTGTTLASAIHYAESLPTREDQKTPSYKIVVLSPDRL from the coding sequence ATGTTTGACGAGATTTCCCGTTCCATCGACGAGTTCGGCAATAGCCTACTCGGTGCCCTCAATAATGTCCAAAATGTATTCGGAAGAGAGCTTAGCGTAGCGAAGCCGATCAAAGAGAATGTATTGCAGATGATCGGCAATACTCCTTTGATCCGTTTGAATCAGATCGGTTCTCATATCCCGAATGTCGAAATCTATCTAAAAGCTGAGTTTTGCAATCCTACCGGAAGTGTGAAAGATAGAACCGCTCTTTCTATGGTGCTTGCTGCTGAAAGAAGGGGAGAACTGAAGCCAGGCGGGCATATCCTGCAAGCGGGCTATAATACCACAGCAATTTCTCTCGCTTGGATTGCTGCGATTCGTCAGTATAAATTCAAAGTATATCTCGCTCCAGACACTGAGCAGGAAAAGATCAAGGAACTGAAGGCGTATGGTGCCTCTGTAGAAGTGGTTCAACTTGCAAAAGGAAATTGGGACGATTCCCTTCTTGAAACTGCAAAAGCTGCTAAAGAAAAAGATAAGAATACAGTTATCCTAAATGAATTCAAGGACATGGCAAATACCAATGCTCATTTCCTATTTACTGGACCGGAAATCTGGAGAGACCTTGCCGGGAATGTGGATGCGTTCGTAGCAGGAGGAGGTTCCGGTGGAACTCTTTCTGGTGTTGGGCGATTCCTAAAAAGCAAGAAACCTTCTCTTCGTGTGATCATGGGAGTGAGTAAGAATTCTAGATTCATCCGTAAGATGGTGCAGGGAGACGCAAGCATTCGACTTCCTGAGTCTTTCGATCCGAAGGTTACCGATCAATATATAGGTGTGGACAGAGAAGAAGCACTTCGTTATCAATCCGAGCTCTATCAAAAAGAAGGTATCTTTGCGGGGCTTACGACAGGAACCACTTTGGCCTCGGCAATTCATTATGCAGAGAGTCTTCCTACTAGAGAGGACCAAAAGACTCCTAGCTACAAGATCGTAGTCTTATCTCCAGATCGTCTCTAA
- the leuD gene encoding 3-isopropylmalate dehydratase small subunit, giving the protein MKAFTQHEGLAVLIDRPNIDTDQIIPKQFLKKIERTGFGIHLFHDWRYLDDEGTKPNPEFSLNLDRYKGASVLVTRDNFGCGSSREHAPWALEDYGFRAIIAPSYADIFYNNCFKNGMLPVVLKAEEVEEIFKIVEKTPGAKIKIDLDKQNVISPSGNVYSFEVDSFRKYCLYNGLDDIGLTLQHEAKIKLYEDQNRKDVPWLYASKK; this is encoded by the coding sequence ATGAAAGCATTTACCCAACACGAAGGTCTCGCAGTTCTGATCGATCGCCCGAATATAGATACTGACCAGATCATCCCTAAGCAATTCTTAAAGAAGATTGAAAGAACCGGATTCGGGATCCACTTATTCCATGACTGGAGATACTTGGACGACGAGGGCACTAAACCAAATCCAGAGTTCAGCTTAAACCTGGACCGTTACAAGGGAGCCTCGGTACTCGTTACCAGGGACAATTTCGGATGTGGATCCTCGAGAGAGCATGCTCCTTGGGCCTTGGAAGATTACGGATTTAGAGCGATCATTGCTCCTTCTTATGCCGACATCTTTTATAATAATTGTTTCAAAAATGGAATGCTGCCTGTTGTATTAAAGGCAGAAGAAGTCGAAGAGATCTTTAAAATCGTGGAAAAAACCCCGGGTGCAAAGATCAAGATCGACTTGGATAAGCAGAATGTGATCAGTCCTTCCGGAAACGTTTATTCTTTCGAAGTAGATTCTTTTAGAAAATATTGTTTGTATAATGGACTGGATGATATCGGTTTAACACTTCAGCACGAGGCGAAGATCAAATTGTACGAAGACCAAAACCGTAAAGACGTTCCTTGGTTATACGCTTCCAAAAAATAA
- the leuC gene encoding 3-isopropylmalate dehydratase large subunit: MKTMFEKIWEDHLVGELEGGSYLLYIDRHLIHEVTSPQAFDGLRMASRKVRRPEATFATMDHNVSTRIRDLELADPISANQMKTLMKNCEENGITLYDLNHPDQGIIHVIAPEMGLTHPGMTIVCGDSHTSTHGAFGALAFGIGTSEVEHVLATQTLLQRRAKTMEIRVDGKLSPHVTAKDIVLAIIGKIGTGGATGYVIEYRGSAISSLSMEARMTVCNMSIEAGARAGLIAPDQITFDYLKDRDFAPKGAEWELALQKWKRYVTDEGAKFDTSIVLKAEDIAPQVTWGTSPGQVVPVTGVVPDPKDASDPVEKISIENALKYMDLSPGQKLEEVTVNKVFIGSCTNSRIEDLRVAASTVKGKKVSSKVQAIVVPGSGRVKRQAEQEGLDKIFVEAGFEWRQPGCSMCLAMNDDVLSPGDRCASTSNRNFEGRQGKGGRTHLVGPAMAAAAAIEGHFVDIRSWK; encoded by the coding sequence ATGAAAACGATGTTCGAAAAAATCTGGGAAGACCATCTGGTCGGCGAATTGGAAGGGGGCTCCTACCTTCTCTATATAGATCGCCACCTCATTCACGAGGTAACAAGCCCCCAGGCTTTTGACGGCCTTCGTATGGCGTCTAGAAAAGTTCGTCGTCCGGAAGCTACTTTCGCGACTATGGACCACAATGTTTCCACTCGCATTCGTGATTTAGAATTAGCAGATCCTATCTCTGCAAATCAGATGAAAACTCTCATGAAGAATTGTGAGGAGAACGGGATCACATTATACGATCTAAATCACCCGGACCAAGGGATCATTCACGTGATCGCTCCTGAGATGGGACTGACTCATCCTGGGATGACAATTGTCTGCGGCGACTCTCATACTTCTACTCATGGAGCCTTTGGAGCTCTTGCCTTCGGTATTGGAACATCCGAAGTGGAGCACGTGCTTGCCACTCAAACTCTTCTGCAAAGAAGAGCGAAGACAATGGAGATCCGAGTAGACGGAAAATTATCTCCCCATGTGACCGCGAAGGATATCGTTCTCGCAATCATCGGAAAAATAGGCACAGGTGGAGCGACCGGATACGTAATCGAATACAGAGGATCTGCGATTTCTTCCCTTAGTATGGAAGCTCGTATGACAGTCTGCAATATGTCGATCGAAGCTGGTGCTCGTGCGGGACTCATCGCTCCGGACCAAATTACTTTTGATTATCTAAAAGATAGAGACTTTGCGCCTAAGGGTGCGGAATGGGAACTCGCTCTCCAGAAATGGAAACGTTATGTGACTGACGAAGGCGCTAAGTTCGACACTAGCATCGTATTGAAAGCAGAGGACATCGCTCCTCAAGTTACCTGGGGAACTTCTCCAGGACAAGTCGTCCCTGTTACCGGAGTCGTTCCTGATCCTAAGGACGCTTCTGATCCAGTGGAAAAGATAAGCATCGAGAACGCACTTAAATACATGGACCTGAGTCCTGGACAAAAGCTGGAAGAAGTAACAGTCAATAAGGTCTTTATCGGTTCTTGCACGAACTCGAGGATTGAAGATCTAAGAGTGGCAGCTTCTACCGTAAAAGGAAAGAAAGTCTCTTCTAAGGTGCAAGCAATTGTAGTTCCAGGATCCGGAAGAGTAAAACGCCAGGCGGAACAAGAAGGTCTGGACAAGATCTTCGTAGAAGCGGGTTTCGAATGGAGACAGCCAGGTTGTTCTATGTGTCTTGCTATGAATGATGATGTTCTTTCTCCGGGAGACAGATGTGCTTCCACTTCCAATCGTAACTTCGAGGGAAGACAAGGTAAAGGGGGAAGAACCCACCTAGTCGGTCCTGCAATGGCAGCAGCTGCCGCGATCGAAGGTCATTTCGTAGATATCCGTTCTTGGAAATAA
- a CDS encoding FHA domain-containing protein codes for MKILLKLRNAMRSGVFFRFVFFLLFAFPLFVGAESLILEDFDISDYPKVEVRLRASRGLSLDKEILSLSEHKENRSRRVGPSKVERPDGTRPVHFYLVTQMTDSFDHNMQATEIIKTIVERGEPEDRFSFVFFTDDVFLSKEDLGKSDALKEAKVPGGKSNRNTSSNLDYVFQKISPRLQENDYVLVLFYDRDLIPSSEAQNGEYTRNVPVHVLSFASTGAKYLAKRYGGEFYSLTSADFRSQLLSDQNYFRKKPWSLTYDSPFQDEWQFQGDGAVQVELETKSSRRLTFAYDIPFGTRIRTFLLHPSIFLPSLGFLVFLTLVALLLVWRKGKKQPEGSVSPEERLHTIEDEQDAYRKMYGNQYQLVYSEEDRIETERSHPIALKEFEEGEAYEKATLVLKEGRNPGKQYSLGRAETTIGNSDLCDLVLYEQSVSKNHARIRKVRNRYILYDLVSEAGTFLNGKKVLRPRILYDFDEIGIGKALLVFRGK; via the coding sequence ATGAAAATTTTGCTTAAATTGCGTAACGCCATGCGATCTGGGGTCTTCTTTCGTTTCGTATTTTTCTTACTATTCGCTTTTCCATTGTTTGTTGGAGCGGAGAGCCTTATTTTAGAAGACTTTGATATTTCCGATTATCCTAAGGTAGAAGTACGACTCAGAGCAAGTAGGGGACTTTCCTTAGATAAGGAGATTCTTTCTCTTTCCGAGCATAAGGAAAATCGTTCTCGTAGAGTCGGGCCGAGCAAGGTGGAAAGACCGGACGGCACAAGACCAGTTCATTTCTATCTGGTCACTCAGATGACCGACTCTTTCGATCATAATATGCAGGCCACAGAGATCATTAAGACGATCGTAGAAAGAGGCGAGCCCGAAGACAGATTCAGTTTCGTATTCTTTACAGACGATGTATTTCTATCCAAGGAAGATCTAGGAAAATCGGACGCCTTAAAAGAAGCCAAGGTTCCCGGAGGAAAATCCAACAGGAATACTTCTTCTAATCTGGACTATGTATTTCAAAAGATCTCTCCTCGTTTGCAAGAAAACGATTATGTGTTGGTATTATTTTACGATAGGGATTTGATCCCTTCTTCCGAGGCACAAAACGGAGAATACACTCGAAATGTTCCCGTCCATGTGCTTTCTTTCGCTTCTACCGGAGCCAAATATCTAGCAAAGAGATATGGAGGAGAATTCTATTCTCTCACCAGTGCAGATTTTAGAAGCCAACTTCTTTCTGACCAGAATTACTTTAGAAAGAAGCCTTGGTCTTTGACCTACGATTCTCCCTTCCAAGACGAATGGCAATTTCAGGGAGACGGTGCGGTGCAAGTCGAATTGGAAACGAAGAGTTCCAGAAGATTGACTTTTGCATACGATATTCCATTTGGCACTCGGATCAGAACCTTTCTCTTACATCCTTCTATCTTTTTACCGAGCCTAGGCTTTTTAGTTTTTCTTACCTTGGTTGCTCTTCTTCTAGTTTGGAGGAAGGGAAAGAAACAACCGGAAGGTTCTGTGAGCCCGGAAGAAAGATTGCATACCATTGAAGACGAGCAAGATGCGTATCGAAAAATGTACGGCAACCAATACCAATTGGTGTACTCCGAAGAAGACCGGATCGAAACGGAACGCTCTCATCCAATCGCCCTAAAGGAATTCGAAGAAGGAGAGGCCTATGAAAAGGCAACCCTTGTCCTGAAAGAGGGAAGAAATCCTGGCAAACAGTATTCATTAGGAAGAGCAGAAACGACGATCGGGAATTCGGATCTATGTGATCTGGTTTTATACGAGCAATCCGTGAGTAAAAACCACGCTCGGATCCGAAAAGTCAGAAATAGATACATACTCTATGATCTGGTCTCCGAGGCGGGCACATTCTTAAATGGTAAGAAAGTGCTTAGGCCCCGTATCTTGTACGATTTCGACGAGATCGGCATAGGCAAAGCTCTTCTAGTATTTAGAGGGAAGTAG
- a CDS encoding ATP-binding cassette domain-containing protein, protein MLRSDSEEILNCQNLSVISESSSILREFDFLIRKGEIHALVGESGSGKSTFANTVLGLLPKNLHATWKKFSIFEKEIPSGDFHAWKDWRGRKISLIPQSAAIGLHPFLSIGSQMREYFSLIDPSLSGREEGIRLLREFGLIDPEGAWDSRPHQLSGGERQRVLVLLSVYSKAELILADEPTSALDPETGKGILDLLKTRIQGSGAGLLFISHDLSSARELADTITVMRSGQKVETLSKTGSGWEPNSEYARKLFALDENFA, encoded by the coding sequence TTGCTACGCTCTGATTCGGAAGAGATCCTGAATTGCCAAAACCTTTCCGTAATCTCGGAGTCTTCTTCCATTTTGCGGGAATTCGATTTTCTGATCCGTAAGGGTGAGATCCATGCACTAGTGGGCGAGTCGGGAAGCGGCAAGTCTACATTTGCGAATACAGTGCTTGGGCTTCTTCCAAAGAATTTACATGCAACCTGGAAGAAGTTTTCTATCTTCGAAAAAGAGATCCCCTCCGGTGATTTCCATGCTTGGAAAGATTGGCGGGGAAGAAAGATCAGTCTCATTCCCCAAAGTGCAGCTATCGGACTACATCCTTTCTTAAGCATCGGTTCGCAGATGAGAGAATATTTTTCTCTCATCGATCCATCCCTTTCCGGAAGGGAAGAAGGGATCCGATTATTAAGAGAATTCGGATTGATTGATCCGGAAGGGGCCTGGGATTCCCGTCCTCATCAATTGTCCGGAGGAGAAAGACAGAGAGTTTTAGTATTACTTTCGGTGTATTCTAAAGCGGAACTGATCCTGGCAGACGAACCTACTTCTGCTTTGGACCCGGAGACAGGCAAAGGGATTTTGGATCTTCTCAAAACTCGCATCCAAGGATCGGGAGCCGGGCTTCTATTTATCAGCCACGATCTTAGTTCCGCGAGGGAACTCGCCGATACTATAACTGTAATGAGGTCCGGACAGAAAGTAGAAACTCTGAGTAAAACAGGATCCGGCTGGGAACCGAATTCGGAGTACGCAAGAAAACTGTTTGCCTTGGATGAAAATTTTGCTTAA
- the gmhA gene encoding D-sedoheptulose 7-phosphate isomerase — MDLKEIASKQILDSIQTKKDVLDTLLPEIVQAGQIASKVLENGNMILFCGNGGSSCDASHIAAELVVRYKSGNERRALPAISLSSDSAVLTACSNDYGYEEVFSRQVQAFGKPGDLLIGLSTSGNSKNVISATEAAKKLGMKTISFLGGDGGKLKGMADLDIIIPRKETARIQESHILIGHILCSIIEQELFQLS; from the coding sequence ATGGACTTAAAAGAGATCGCTTCCAAACAAATCCTAGATTCTATCCAGACCAAAAAAGATGTGCTGGATACGTTACTTCCTGAGATCGTTCAGGCCGGTCAAATTGCTTCTAAAGTATTAGAAAATGGGAATATGATCCTGTTTTGCGGAAATGGTGGATCCTCCTGCGATGCTTCTCATATTGCAGCCGAGCTTGTAGTTCGCTACAAATCCGGAAATGAAAGAAGAGCACTTCCTGCGATTTCATTGTCTTCCGATTCTGCGGTACTCACTGCTTGTTCCAACGATTACGGATATGAGGAAGTGTTCTCTAGACAAGTGCAAGCATTCGGTAAACCGGGAGATCTTTTGATTGGCCTTTCTACGAGCGGGAATTCTAAAAATGTGATCTCTGCTACGGAAGCTGCCAAGAAATTAGGAATGAAAACGATTTCATTCTTGGGTGGAGACGGAGGAAAATTAAAAGGAATGGCAGATCTTGATATAATCATTCCTAGAAAGGAAACTGCCAGAATCCAAGAGTCCCATATTTTAATCGGTCATATCCTCTGTTCCATCATAGAACAGGAACTATTTCAATTGAGCTGA